In Citrus sinensis cultivar Valencia sweet orange chromosome 4, DVS_A1.0, whole genome shotgun sequence, one DNA window encodes the following:
- the LOC102610092 gene encoding uncharacterized protein LOC102610092 isoform X1: MYLPKIHRQPVFFQIPQTTLPRRPEFPLKFNPSSSYSLLSSSLSKPSFKLSSIPNAEASIVNNKKEKAAIDVCNSLSEFDDLAPDGDVYLNTLRLVECSMFAAVTGLVYFLSNSLSIENYFGCFFSLPIVISSMRWGVAAGRKTMVATAMLLLVLSGPVKALAYLLTHGVLGFSMGSLWRLGVDWGLSIFLCTIARSAGAMGYILTSSFLIRENILALITINIHASLTFIFSAAGVNIVPSMNVIYVIFGTLVLLNSGFFVFLLHLLYSVFLTRLGMKASLRLPRWLEMAL, from the exons ATGTATCTCCCCAAAATCCATCGCCAACCTGTCTTTTTCCAAATTCCCCAAACTACCCTTCCTCGTCGGCCCGAATTTCCACTCAAATTCAACCCATCTTCTTCCTATAGTCTTCTCTCAAGTTCTCTCTCGAAACCCAGTTTCAAACTCTCAAGCATTCCAAATGCCGAAGCTTcaattgttaataacaaaaaagaaaaagcagcTATCGATGTTTGTAACAGTTTATCAGAATTTGATGACTTGGCACCAGACGGTGACGTTTATCTGAACACACTGAGACTGGTCGAGTGCTCCATGTTCGCTGCGGTTACTGGGCTTGTTTACTTCTTGAGCAATTCTCTCTCCATTGAG AATTATTTTGGATGTTTTTTCTCGTTGCCAATAGTAATCTCTTCGATGAGATGGGGTGTTGCGGCTGGGAGGAAAACCATG GTGGCTACAGCCATGCTGTTGCTTGTCTTGTCGGGTCCGGTGAAAGCCTTGGCCTATCTG CTTACACATGGAGTGCTTGGTTTCTCAATGGGTTCTCTGTGGAG GTTGGGAGTGGATTGGGGGCTGTCGATTTTCTTGTGCACCATT GCTCGCTCTGCGGGTGCCATGGGGTATATTTTGACATCCTCATTCTtaataagagaaaatatacTTGCTTTG ATCACCATAAACATACATGCTTCTCTCACCTTCATATTCTCTGCCGCTGGTGTTAATATAGTTCCATCAATGAACGTgatatatgttatatttggGACACTG GTCTTGTTGAATAGTGGATTCTTTGTATTCCTTCTCCACCTATTGTACTCGGTATTTCTTACCAGACTTGGGATGAAAGCTTCTCTGAGACTGCCGAGATGGCTGGAGATGGCTTTATAA
- the LOC102610092 gene encoding uncharacterized protein LOC102610092 isoform X2 → MYLPKIHRQPVFFQIPQTTLPRRPEFPLKFNPSSSYSLLSSSLSKPSFKLSSIPNAEASIVNNKKEKAAIDVCNSLSEFDDLAPDGDVYLNTLRLVECSMFAAVTGLVYFLSNSLSIENYFGCFFSLPIVISSMRWGVAAGRKTMVATAMLLLVLSGPVKALAYLLTHGVLGFSMGSLWRLGVDWGLSIFLCTIVVFASFFLDFFNHITINIHASLTFIFSAAGVNIVPSMNVIYVIFGTLVLLNSGFFVFLLHLLYSVFLTRLGMKASLRLPRWLEMAL, encoded by the exons ATGTATCTCCCCAAAATCCATCGCCAACCTGTCTTTTTCCAAATTCCCCAAACTACCCTTCCTCGTCGGCCCGAATTTCCACTCAAATTCAACCCATCTTCTTCCTATAGTCTTCTCTCAAGTTCTCTCTCGAAACCCAGTTTCAAACTCTCAAGCATTCCAAATGCCGAAGCTTcaattgttaataacaaaaaagaaaaagcagcTATCGATGTTTGTAACAGTTTATCAGAATTTGATGACTTGGCACCAGACGGTGACGTTTATCTGAACACACTGAGACTGGTCGAGTGCTCCATGTTCGCTGCGGTTACTGGGCTTGTTTACTTCTTGAGCAATTCTCTCTCCATTGAG AATTATTTTGGATGTTTTTTCTCGTTGCCAATAGTAATCTCTTCGATGAGATGGGGTGTTGCGGCTGGGAGGAAAACCATG GTGGCTACAGCCATGCTGTTGCTTGTCTTGTCGGGTCCGGTGAAAGCCTTGGCCTATCTG CTTACACATGGAGTGCTTGGTTTCTCAATGGGTTCTCTGTGGAG GTTGGGAGTGGATTGGGGGCTGTCGATTTTCTTGTGCACCATTGTAgtgtttgcatctttcttcCTTGATTTCTTTAACCAT ATCACCATAAACATACATGCTTCTCTCACCTTCATATTCTCTGCCGCTGGTGTTAATATAGTTCCATCAATGAACGTgatatatgttatatttggGACACTG GTCTTGTTGAATAGTGGATTCTTTGTATTCCTTCTCCACCTATTGTACTCGGTATTTCTTACCAGACTTGGGATGAAAGCTTCTCTGAGACTGCCGAGATGGCTGGAGATGGCTTTATAA
- the LOC102609778 gene encoding uncharacterized protein LOC102609778: MKDRGKAVEVYNNSGGNEFFQDYSCSSDLPCKKHPQSSSVGICAYCLKDRLVKLVCSDCGEQRLSSCSCSDLSSSNRNSCTVEVGSVGRVSFLIENEKKDEFLNPKIKSSSSSATSVAAEKPAAPAAEEVILLKRSNSSCVEIKKKNGLWRIGRLFRKSKRESSSNNKDCAKSSVGGCEEKSDLWVVDYMGVSRSRSLCSFRGGGLFGSEDGGDVMSCYSGARSSISAARSSGVNAGMLFDPERRSGFSEAEPRKSGFDSDQKRDSSVVESEFGSDFNRTAANRRVFSLKESYFTGGEDSGFIDLKFDLSSESKLDHHSVKMGVLSDSNSAFGSMRGGGGGGGDFLASDHQCGSRMLLSHGGSCRITVNERGIKKSRKSFKGWRWIFKHHPNWISGRKKDDEDQVMVNP; the protein is encoded by the coding sequence ATGAAAGACAGAGGCAAAGCTGTGGAAGTTTACAACAACAGCGGCGGCAATGAGTTTTTTCAAGATTACAGCTGTTCATCTGATCTTCCATGCAAGAAGCATCCACAATCATCTTCAGTTGGGATATGTGCATATTGCCTTAAAGATCGATTAGTAAAGTTGGTTTGCTCAGATTGTGGAGAGCAGCGTCTCTCTTCATGTTCTTGCTCTGATCTCTCTTCTTCTAATCGCAATTCATGCACTGTTGAAGTAGGCAGTGTTGGGCGCGTCTCATTCCtcatagaaaatgaaaaaaaagacgAATTTTTGAACCCAAAAATCAAGAGTAGTAGTAGTAGCGCTACTAGTGTTGCTGCAGAGAAACCTGCAGCACCAGCTGCTGAAGAGGTTATTTTGCTTAAGAGGAGCAACAGCAGCTGTGTTGAgatcaagaaaaagaatgggTTGTGGAGAATTGGGAGGTTGTTTAGGAAGAGCAAAAGGGaaagtagtagtaataataaagacTGTGCGAAGAGTAGTGTTGGTGGGTGTGAAGAGAAAAGTGATTTGTGGGTTGTCGATTACATGGGGGTTTCAAGATCAAGGTCTCTTTGTAGCTTTAGAGGTGGTGGGTTGTTTGGTTCAGAGGACGGTGGTGATGTGATGAGTTGTTATTCAGGGGCAAGAAGTTCAATTTCGGCTGCTAGAAGCTCCGGTGTTAATGCCGGCATGCTGTTTGATCCTGAAAGGAGAAGTGGGTTCAGTGAGGCAGAGCCAAGAAAGAGTGGCTTTGATAGTGATCAAAAGAGGGATAGCTCTGTTGTGGAATCCGAATTTGGAAGTGATTTCAATAGGACGGCTGCTAATAGACGCGTGTTTTCACTTAAAGAAAGTTACTTTACTGGTGGGGAAGATTCAGGTTTCATTGATTTGAAGTTTGATTTGTCATCAGAATCAAAATTAGATCACCATTCTGTGAAAATGGGGGTTCTTTCAGATTCAAACTCAGCGTTTGGTAGCATGAGAGGTGGTGGTGGCGGCGGCGGCGATTTTTTGGCAAGTGATCATCAATGTGGAAGTCGGATGTTACTAAGCCATGGTGGTTCGTGTAGAATTACAGTGAATGAAAGAGGGATCAAAAAGAGCAGAAAGAGTTTCAAGGGATGGAGATGGATATTCAAGCACCATCCAAATTGGATTAGTGGTAGGAAGAAAGATGACGAAGATCAAGTTATGGTCAATCcatga